From a single Capsicum annuum cultivar UCD-10X-F1 chromosome 12, UCD10Xv1.1, whole genome shotgun sequence genomic region:
- the LOC107851575 gene encoding endoglucanase 6, with protein sequence MMKSFLIPMLLIMWLFSNFAFGSHNYADALSKSFLFYEAQRSGYLPHDQRVQWRGNSGLHDGKASGVDLVGGYYDAGDNVKFGLPMAFTVTMMSWSIIEYGSQMSESGELSNAMNAVKWGTDYLLKAHPEPDVLYGEVGDGTTDHYCWQRPEDMTTSRTAYRIDPSRPGSDLAGETAAAMAAASIVFRNGNPAYANELISHAYQLFEFADKYRGKYDSSITVAQKYYRSVSGYADELLWAAAWLYKASNKQYYLNYLGRNGDTLGGTGWSMTEFGWDVKYAGVQTLAAKFLMQGNAGNHSAVFEKYQDKAENFMCACLGKGNQNIHKSPGGLIFRQRWNNMQFVTSASFLATVYSDYLASARKSLKCSYGSVSPSELLAFAKLQVDYLLGDNPRATSYMVGYGKNYPRQVHHRGSSIVSVKVDPTFVSCRGGYATWYTRKANDPNLLTGAIVGGPDAYDNFADQRDNYEQTEPATYNNAALIGVLARLHGGQSEYSQLLPVAIPQPKPDPEQKVTPALASDIVIEQRETASWVHEGKTYYRYSAILTNKSSKTLKKLQLSVFQLYGSLWGLSKYGDTYVFPAWLNSLSAGKSLEFVYIHSVNSPAVVSVSSYTLV encoded by the exons ATGATGAAAAGTTTTCTGATTCCTATGCTTCTTATAATGTGGCTATTTTCTAATTTTGCATTTGGTAGCCATAATTATGCCGATGCACTTAGCAAGAGCTTTCTGTTTTATGAGGCTCAAAGATCTGGTTACCTTCCTCATGATCAGAGAGTTCAATGGAGGGGTAATTCTGGTCTTCATGATGGAAAAGCTAGTGGG GTGGATCTAGTAGGAGGATACTATGATGCAGGGGATAATGTGAAATTCGGGCTGCCAATGGCATTCACTGTTACAATGATGTCATGGAGCATCATAGAGTATGGAAGCCAAATGAGTGAAAGTGGAGAGCTTAGTAATGCAATGAATGCTGTTAAGTGGGGTACTGATTATCTACTTAAAGCTCACCCTGAACCAGATGTCCTATATGGAGAG GTTGGAGATGGTACCACAGATCATTATTGTTGGCAAAGACCAGAGGACATGACTACTTCAAGAACTGCTTACAGGATCGATCCAAGCCGCCCTGGATCTGATCTCGCTGGGGAAACAGCAGCAGCCATGGCAGCTGCTTCCATCGTCTTTCGGAACGGCAACCCTGCCTACGCCAATGAGCTCATAAGTCATGCCTATCAG CTATTCGAGTTTGCGGACAAATACAGAGGTAAATATGATAGCAGTATTACTGTGGCCCAGAAGTACTACCGATCTGTCAGTGGGTACGCG GACGAATTACTGTGGGCCGCTGCCTGGCTGTACAAGGCATCTAACAAGCAATATTACTTGAACTACCTCGGGAGAAATGGTGATACACTTGGTGGAACCGGTTGGTCCATGACTGAATTTGGCTGGGACGTCAAGTATGCTGGTGTCCAAACTCTTGCTGCTAAG TTCCTGATGCAAGGAAATGCCGGTAACCATTCAGCTGTCTTTGAGAAGTACCAGGATAAGGCTGAGAACTTTATGTGTGCCTGTCTTGGAAAGGGTAACCAAAACATACACAAGAGTCCAGGAGGCCTCATTTTCAGGCAAAGATGGAACAACATGCAATTTGTCACAAGTGCTTCATTCCTTGCAACTGTCTACTCTGACTATTTGGCGTCTGCTAGAAAATCTCTCAAGTGTTCATACGGCTCGGTATCACCATCCGAGCTCCTGGCATTTGCCAAGTTACAG GTTGACTACCTTCTTGGAGATAATCCAAGAGCCACAAGTTACATGGTGGGATATGGAAAAAATTACCCGAGACAAGTTCATCACAGAGGTTCCTCCATCGTCTCTGTAAAGGTTGATCCTACTTTTGTTAGCTGCCGCGGAGGTTATGCTACCTGGTATACCAGAAAGGCAAATGATCCCAATCTTTTAACCGGAGCCATTGTTGGGGGACCTGATGCCTATGACAACTTCGCTGATCAAAGAGACAACTATGAGCAAACTGAACCAGCTACCTATAACAATGCTGCCTTGATTGGTGTGTTAGCAAGACTTCATGGCGGTCAAAGTGAATATAGTCAGCTCCTTCCag TTGCTATTCCTCAGCCAAAACCAGATCCAGAGCAAAAAGTAACTCCTGCCCTAG CTTCAGACATTGTTATTGAGCAAAGGGAAACAGCTTCATGGGTTCACGAGGGGAAAACTTACTACAGATATTCCGCTATATTAACTAACAAGTCTTCTAAGACATTGAAGAAATTGCAGCTCTCGGTATTTCAGCTCTATGGTTCTCTATGGGGTCTTTCAAAGTATGGTGACACTTACGTATTTCCCGCCTGGCTCAACTCCTTATCAGCTGGAAAAAGCCTCGAGTTTGTGTACATTCACTCTGTTAATTCTCCTGCGGTGGTTTCCGTATCAAGTTACACTCTTGTCTGA